In one window of Pseudochaenichthys georgianus chromosome 5, fPseGeo1.2, whole genome shotgun sequence DNA:
- the ccdc174 gene encoding coiled-coil domain-containing protein 174, producing the protein MDKKKKPFNVTASSLVDLKAELYRKQEQFKQDKLGHENTGAGFTSRAKVKKPNVWIKQNTGVSARAEKDAEQLSEEQSSLDTSKRKLEEKAKLYEQMTKGDFPDEETEGLFLVDFTQKIIDKKRETLAQKSEREERGNRSPVPPPENPNEEWVDYEDALGRSRRCMKKDLPGFEKLDQNLYGKAKASAEKTLLSEDMRRELQRQEWEMEEEEAMKKPVGPIHYEDIRGQEARDLGVGYFAFAHDAEQRRKQRETLDMLRDQTTEQRTKREQLKDKRQAILKARLAKVRTRKTKKAKLDGTEDEDNEGGDDEGDLIGPPAPPEEVPEFSRARKVEVEIQERKDSKPGVPHVREWDRGKESMFNEWTSRRRDERESEFAPPTAYFSEWKRERSVKVKTQESKSKMSFKWSKGPEEVFESKEKPLPLPKTAPSPPAPQPPPPTPPPPPQPQTPSQASPSGPPAEPAPVSAPPFNPQFPPHYPQFPRPPPPQFAGPPHMYPPQYPNQYYNQYPPQYSPQYPPQYPPQYPPQYPTHYAPQYAPQFPSQVPSQVPPQVPPQVPPQVPPQQQSQSQPEQPEQSMDEMLSFYRSIT; encoded by the exons ATGGATAAAAAGAAGAAACCCTTCAACGTGACGGCTTCATCT CTGGTGGACCTTAAAGCTGAACTGTACAGGAAGCAGGAACAATTCAAACAGGACAAACTTGGGCATGAAAACACAGGAGCTGGGTTCACATCAAGAGCCAAAGTCAAG AAACCTAATGTCTGGATCAAACAAAACACTGGAGTTTCAGCAAGAGCTGAGAAAGATGCGGAGCAACTGTCTGAGGAGCAGAGCAGTCTGGATACCTCAAA ACGCAAGCTAGAGGAGAAGGCCAAACTCTACGAGCAAATGACAAAAGGAGACTTTCCAG ATGAAGAGACAGAAGGACTGTTCCTGGTGGATTTCACCCAGAAGATTAttgacaaaaagagagaaacgCTTGCACAGAAAAGCGAAAGAGAGGAAAGAGGAAATAGGTCTCCTGTTCCTCCTCCTGAAAACCCAAATGAGGAATG GGTGGATTATGAGGATGCTTTGGGCCGATCTCGGAGATGCATGAAGAAAGACCTGCCTGGGTTTGAGAAATTGGACCAAAACCTTTACGGAAAAGC AAAAGCCTCTGCTGAGAAGACCTTACTCTCAGAGGACATGCGCCGAGAGCTGCAGAGGCAGGAGTGGgagatggaggaagaggaggccatGAAGAAGCCTGTCGGACCCATCCACTACGAGGATATCAGAGGACAAG AGGCTCGGGATCTCGGTGTGGGTTACTTTGCGTTCGCTCATGATGCCGAGCAGCGCAGGAAGCAGAGAGAAACTCTGGACATGCTCAGAGACCAG ACAACCGAGCAGCGCACTAAGAGGGAACAGCTGAAGGACAAGAGGCAGGCCATCCTGAAGGCTCGATTGGCTAAAGTGAGGACTAGGAAGACGAAGAAGGCCAAGCTGGATGGCACGGAGGACGAGGACAATGAAG GAGGGGATGACGAAGGCGACTTGATAGGACCCCCGGCTCCACCAGAGGAGGTACCAGAGTTCAGCAGAGCGAGGAAGGTGGAAGTTGAGATCCAGGAAAGGAAGGACTCCAAACCAGGAGTTCCTCATGTCAGGGAATGGGACAGAGGCAAAG AGTCCATGTTTAACGAGTGGACATCTCGGCGTCGCGATGAGCGAGAGTCAGAATTCGCCCCTCCCACTGCGTACTTTTCTGAGTGGAAGAGAGAGCGATCGGTGAAGGTTAAAACTCAGGAGAGTAAATCCAAGATGTCCTTCAAGTGGAGCAAAGGCCCAGAAGAGGTCTTTGAGAGCAAAGAGAAGCCACTTCCTCTGCCAAAAACTGCCCCCTCACCTCCTGCCCCTCAACCACCTCCCCcgactcctccacctcctccacagCCACAGACTCCATCACAGGCTTCACCTTCAGGTCCTCCAGCAGAGCCCGCTCCGGTGTCTGCTCCTCCCTTTAATCCCCAGTTTCCCCCTCATTATCCTCAGTTTCCTCGTCCACCTCCTCCTCAGTTTGCTGGACCGCCTCATATGTATCCCCCCCAGTACCCAAACCAGTATTACAACCAATATCCTCCACAATATTCTCCACAATATCCTCCACAATATCCTCCACAATATCCTCCACAATATCCAACACATTATGCTCCCCAATATGCTCCTCAGTTTCCTTCCCAGGTTCCTTCCCAGGTTCCTCCCCAGGTTCCTCCCCAGGTTCCTCCCCAGGTTCCTCCTCAGCAGCAGAGCCAGTCTCAGCCTGAGCAGCCTGAGCAGAGTATGGATGAAATGCTGTCCTTCTACAGGAGCATTACCTAA